One part of the Lytechinus pictus isolate F3 Inbred chromosome 3, Lp3.0, whole genome shotgun sequence genome encodes these proteins:
- the LOC129257766 gene encoding alanyl-tRNA editing protein Aarsd1-B-like, giving the protein MAFFCQQHSYETELTTKVVSCKQAQMKLEVNGRKQNVKGFELILEDTVLFPEGGGQPDDRGTINDAEVLRITRRGADAIHFVTSSFDQGSEVKQTVDWQRRFDHMQQHSGQHLVTAIADNTYGWKTTSWDLGREKSFIELDTPKISHEQLTQLEKDVNEAIRKCIPMTPRLVEIGSKELQEVRTRGLPDDHVGLVRIVEIEGIEANMCCGTHVSNLSHLQAIKLLGAEKGKKGKTNLYFLAGNRVLSYLGKCYSNEKALNLSLKCGPEEHIQQVDKIQKSLKAANKTSLTLLRDLAVLEAKHYKLNPNRDPLLSIHRKEGDAEYMIIVANEVGPEVSR; this is encoded by the exons ATGGCTTTTTTCTGTCAGCAGCACAGCTACGAAACAGAG CTCACTACTAAAGTAGTATCATGCAAGCAGGCACAGATGAAATTGGAGGTCAATGGACGTAAGCAGAATGTAAAGGGATTTGAACTCATTTTGGAAGACACTGTTCTTTTTCCAGAAGGAGGGGGccag CCTGATGACAGAGGAACT ATAAATGATGCAGAAGTTCTAAGAATAACGAGGAGGGGTGCAGATGCCATTCATTTTGTGACATCATCTTTTGACCAGGGGTCAGAGGTTAAACAAACCGTTGATTGGCAGAGGAGATTCGATCACATGCAACAACACTCTG GCCAGCATCTTGTCACTGCGATCGCTGACAATACATATGGGTGGAAAACAACGTCATG GGATCTTGGAAGAGAGAAGTCTTTCATTGAATTGGACACACCCAAGATATCCCATGAGCAACTTACACAGCTTGAGAAAGATGTCAACGAGGCAATCAGAAAATGTATTCCAATGACCCCGAGATTAGTTGAAATTGGTTCCAAAGAGTTGCAAGAG GTCCGTACCCGTGGATTACCTGATGACCATGTAGGTCTAGTTAGGATCGTGGAGATTGAAGGCATAGAGGCAAACATGTGCTGTGGTACTCATGTTTCTAATCTTAGTCACCTACAG GCCATCAAGCTCCTTGGTGccgagaagggaaagaaagggaagacaAATCTGTACTTTTTAGCCGGTAATAGAGTCCTCTCTTACCTTGGCAAATGCTACAGCAACGAGAAGGCCCTCAACTTATCTCTCAA ATGTGGCCCTGAGGAGCACATCCAACAAgttgataaaatacagaagtCATTGAAGGCAGCTAACAag ACGTCACTAACCCTACTGAGGGACCTTGCTGTGCTAGAAGCCAAGCATTACAAACTCAATCCTAACCGGGATCCATTATTATCCATCCATCGTAAAGAAGGTGATGCAGAGTACATGATCATTGTAGCCAACGAAGTAGGACCCGAGGTGAGTagatga